In Astatotilapia calliptera chromosome 23, fAstCal1.2, whole genome shotgun sequence, a genomic segment contains:
- the LOC113016282 gene encoding poly(rC)-binding protein 3-like isoform X1 translates to MEPIKVQSEGGLNVTLTIRLLMHGKEVGSIIGKKGETVKKMREDSGARINISEGNCPERIVTITGPTDAIFKAFAMIAYKFEEDIINSMSNSPATSKPPVTLRLVVPASQCGSLIGKGGSKIKEMRESTGAQVQVAGDMLPNSTERAVTISGAPEAIIQCVKQICVVLLESPPKGATIPYRPKPASTPVIFSGGQVRADPLGASTANLSLLLQHQPLPAYTIQGQYAIPHPDQLSKLHQLAMQQTPFTPLGQTTPAFPAAGLDASNQASTHELTIPNDLIGCIIGRQGTKINEIRQMSGAQIKIANAMEGSSERQITITGTPANISLAQYLINARFRDVAAMWTDPTSMTTS, encoded by the exons ATGGAGCCCATTAAGGTCCAATCAGAAGGTGGACTGAATGTGACCCTCACCATCAGGCTGCTGATGCACGGCAAG GAGGTTGGAAGCATCATAGGAAAG aaaggagagacagtcAAGAAAATGCGTGAAGAC AGCGGCGCCCGTATCAACATCTCAGAGGGGAACTGCCCTGAACGGATAGTCACCATCACCGGGCCAACAGATGCCATTTTCAAGGCCTTTGCCATGATAGCCTACAAGTTTGAAGAG GATATTATCAACTCCATGAGCAACAGCCCAGCCACCAGCAAACCCCCCGTAACCCTGAGGCTCGTCGTCCCAGCCAGCCAGTGTGGATCCCTCATCGGCAAAGGAGGCTCCAAAATCAAAGAAATGAGAGAG TCCACAGGAGCTCAGGTCcaggtggcaggagacatgctCCCCAACTCCACTGAGAGAGCGGTGACAATCTCAGGGGCCCCCGAGGCCATCATCCAGTGTGTCAAACAGATATGTGTGGTGTTGCTCGAG TCCCCACCGAAAGGTGCCACCATCCCCTACCGCCCCAAGCCTGCCTCCACCCCTGTCATTTTTTCAGGTGGCCAGGTAAGAGCAGACCCACTGGGGGCGTCCACAGCCAACCTCAGCCTCTTACTGCAGCACCAGCCACTGCCT GCGTATACCATTCAAGGACAGTATGCCATCCCACATCCAGAT CAGTTGAGCAAGCTCCACCAGTTGGCTATGCAGCAAACCCCCTTTACCCCCCTCGGACAGACCACCCCTGCCTTCCCCG CAGCAGGTCTGGATGCCAGTAACCAGGCCAGTACTCATGAACTCACCATTCCCAATGAT CTAATAGGCTGCATAATCGGACGCCAGGGAACCAAAATCAACGAGATCCGTCAGATGTCTGGGGCGCAGATCAAAATAGCTAACGCCATGGAAGGGTCATCGGAACGCCAGATTACCATCACAGGGACTCCCGCCAACATCAGCCTGGCCCAGTATCTCATCAATGCAAG GTTCAGAGACGTGGCGGCTATGTGGACTGACCCAACTTCCATGACCACATCCTGA
- the LOC113016282 gene encoding poly(rC)-binding protein 3-like isoform X4, with translation MEPIKVQSEGGLNVTLTIRLLMHGKEVGSIIGKKGETVKKMREDSGARINISEGNCPERIVTITGPTDAIFKAFAMIAYKFEEDIINSMSNSPATSKPPVTLRLVVPASQCGSLIGKGGSKIKEMRESTGAQVQVAGDMLPNSTERAVTISGAPEAIIQCVKQICVVLLEAYTIQGQYAIPHPDLSKLHQLAMQQTPFTPLGQTTPAFPAAGLDASNQASTHELTIPNDLIGCIIGRQGTKINEIRQMSGAQIKIANAMEGSSERQITITGTPANISLAQYLINARFRDVAAMWTDPTSMTTS, from the exons ATGGAGCCCATTAAGGTCCAATCAGAAGGTGGACTGAATGTGACCCTCACCATCAGGCTGCTGATGCACGGCAAG GAGGTTGGAAGCATCATAGGAAAG aaaggagagacagtcAAGAAAATGCGTGAAGAC AGCGGCGCCCGTATCAACATCTCAGAGGGGAACTGCCCTGAACGGATAGTCACCATCACCGGGCCAACAGATGCCATTTTCAAGGCCTTTGCCATGATAGCCTACAAGTTTGAAGAG GATATTATCAACTCCATGAGCAACAGCCCAGCCACCAGCAAACCCCCCGTAACCCTGAGGCTCGTCGTCCCAGCCAGCCAGTGTGGATCCCTCATCGGCAAAGGAGGCTCCAAAATCAAAGAAATGAGAGAG TCCACAGGAGCTCAGGTCcaggtggcaggagacatgctCCCCAACTCCACTGAGAGAGCGGTGACAATCTCAGGGGCCCCCGAGGCCATCATCCAGTGTGTCAAACAGATATGTGTGGTGTTGCTCGAG GCGTATACCATTCAAGGACAGTATGCCATCCCACATCCAGAT TTGAGCAAGCTCCACCAGTTGGCTATGCAGCAAACCCCCTTTACCCCCCTCGGACAGACCACCCCTGCCTTCCCCG CAGCAGGTCTGGATGCCAGTAACCAGGCCAGTACTCATGAACTCACCATTCCCAATGAT CTAATAGGCTGCATAATCGGACGCCAGGGAACCAAAATCAACGAGATCCGTCAGATGTCTGGGGCGCAGATCAAAATAGCTAACGCCATGGAAGGGTCATCGGAACGCCAGATTACCATCACAGGGACTCCCGCCAACATCAGCCTGGCCCAGTATCTCATCAATGCAAG GTTCAGAGACGTGGCGGCTATGTGGACTGACCCAACTTCCATGACCACATCCTGA
- the LOC113016282 gene encoding poly(rC)-binding protein 3-like isoform X3 has protein sequence MEPIKVQSEGGLNVTLTIRLLMHGKEVGSIIGKKGETVKKMREDSGARINISEGNCPERIVTITGPTDAIFKAFAMIAYKFEEDIINSMSNSPATSKPPVTLRLVVPASQCGSLIGKGGSKIKEMRESTGAQVQVAGDMLPNSTERAVTISGAPEAIIQCVKQICVVLLEAYTIQGQYAIPHPDQLSKLHQLAMQQTPFTPLGQTTPAFPAAGLDASNQASTHELTIPNDLIGCIIGRQGTKINEIRQMSGAQIKIANAMEGSSERQITITGTPANISLAQYLINARFRDVAAMWTDPTSMTTS, from the exons ATGGAGCCCATTAAGGTCCAATCAGAAGGTGGACTGAATGTGACCCTCACCATCAGGCTGCTGATGCACGGCAAG GAGGTTGGAAGCATCATAGGAAAG aaaggagagacagtcAAGAAAATGCGTGAAGAC AGCGGCGCCCGTATCAACATCTCAGAGGGGAACTGCCCTGAACGGATAGTCACCATCACCGGGCCAACAGATGCCATTTTCAAGGCCTTTGCCATGATAGCCTACAAGTTTGAAGAG GATATTATCAACTCCATGAGCAACAGCCCAGCCACCAGCAAACCCCCCGTAACCCTGAGGCTCGTCGTCCCAGCCAGCCAGTGTGGATCCCTCATCGGCAAAGGAGGCTCCAAAATCAAAGAAATGAGAGAG TCCACAGGAGCTCAGGTCcaggtggcaggagacatgctCCCCAACTCCACTGAGAGAGCGGTGACAATCTCAGGGGCCCCCGAGGCCATCATCCAGTGTGTCAAACAGATATGTGTGGTGTTGCTCGAG GCGTATACCATTCAAGGACAGTATGCCATCCCACATCCAGAT CAGTTGAGCAAGCTCCACCAGTTGGCTATGCAGCAAACCCCCTTTACCCCCCTCGGACAGACCACCCCTGCCTTCCCCG CAGCAGGTCTGGATGCCAGTAACCAGGCCAGTACTCATGAACTCACCATTCCCAATGAT CTAATAGGCTGCATAATCGGACGCCAGGGAACCAAAATCAACGAGATCCGTCAGATGTCTGGGGCGCAGATCAAAATAGCTAACGCCATGGAAGGGTCATCGGAACGCCAGATTACCATCACAGGGACTCCCGCCAACATCAGCCTGGCCCAGTATCTCATCAATGCAAG GTTCAGAGACGTGGCGGCTATGTGGACTGACCCAACTTCCATGACCACATCCTGA
- the LOC113016282 gene encoding poly(rC)-binding protein 3-like isoform X2, translating into MEPIKVQSEGGLNVTLTIRLLMHGKEVGSIIGKKGETVKKMREDSGARINISEGNCPERIVTITGPTDAIFKAFAMIAYKFEEDIINSMSNSPATSKPPVTLRLVVPASQCGSLIGKGGSKIKEMRESTGAQVQVAGDMLPNSTERAVTISGAPEAIIQCVKQICVVLLESPPKGATIPYRPKPASTPVIFSGGQVRADPLGASTANLSLLLQHQPLPAYTIQGQYAIPHPDLSKLHQLAMQQTPFTPLGQTTPAFPAAGLDASNQASTHELTIPNDLIGCIIGRQGTKINEIRQMSGAQIKIANAMEGSSERQITITGTPANISLAQYLINARFRDVAAMWTDPTSMTTS; encoded by the exons ATGGAGCCCATTAAGGTCCAATCAGAAGGTGGACTGAATGTGACCCTCACCATCAGGCTGCTGATGCACGGCAAG GAGGTTGGAAGCATCATAGGAAAG aaaggagagacagtcAAGAAAATGCGTGAAGAC AGCGGCGCCCGTATCAACATCTCAGAGGGGAACTGCCCTGAACGGATAGTCACCATCACCGGGCCAACAGATGCCATTTTCAAGGCCTTTGCCATGATAGCCTACAAGTTTGAAGAG GATATTATCAACTCCATGAGCAACAGCCCAGCCACCAGCAAACCCCCCGTAACCCTGAGGCTCGTCGTCCCAGCCAGCCAGTGTGGATCCCTCATCGGCAAAGGAGGCTCCAAAATCAAAGAAATGAGAGAG TCCACAGGAGCTCAGGTCcaggtggcaggagacatgctCCCCAACTCCACTGAGAGAGCGGTGACAATCTCAGGGGCCCCCGAGGCCATCATCCAGTGTGTCAAACAGATATGTGTGGTGTTGCTCGAG TCCCCACCGAAAGGTGCCACCATCCCCTACCGCCCCAAGCCTGCCTCCACCCCTGTCATTTTTTCAGGTGGCCAGGTAAGAGCAGACCCACTGGGGGCGTCCACAGCCAACCTCAGCCTCTTACTGCAGCACCAGCCACTGCCT GCGTATACCATTCAAGGACAGTATGCCATCCCACATCCAGAT TTGAGCAAGCTCCACCAGTTGGCTATGCAGCAAACCCCCTTTACCCCCCTCGGACAGACCACCCCTGCCTTCCCCG CAGCAGGTCTGGATGCCAGTAACCAGGCCAGTACTCATGAACTCACCATTCCCAATGAT CTAATAGGCTGCATAATCGGACGCCAGGGAACCAAAATCAACGAGATCCGTCAGATGTCTGGGGCGCAGATCAAAATAGCTAACGCCATGGAAGGGTCATCGGAACGCCAGATTACCATCACAGGGACTCCCGCCAACATCAGCCTGGCCCAGTATCTCATCAATGCAAG GTTCAGAGACGTGGCGGCTATGTGGACTGACCCAACTTCCATGACCACATCCTGA
- the LOC113016282 gene encoding poly(rC)-binding protein 3-like isoform X5: MEPIKVQSEGGLNVTLTIRLLMHGKEVGSIIGKKGETVKKMREDSGARINISEGNCPERIVTITGPTDAIFKAFAMIAYKFEEDIINSMSNSPATSKPPVTLRLVVPASQCGSLIGKGGSKIKEMRESTGAQVQVAGDMLPNSTERAVTISGAPEAIIQCVKQICVVLLESPPKGATIPYRPKPASTPVIFSGGQVRADPLGASTANLSLLLQHQPLPAYTIQGQYAIPHPDQLSKLHQLAMQQTPFTPLGQTTPAFPAAGLDASNQASTHELTIPNDAA, from the exons ATGGAGCCCATTAAGGTCCAATCAGAAGGTGGACTGAATGTGACCCTCACCATCAGGCTGCTGATGCACGGCAAG GAGGTTGGAAGCATCATAGGAAAG aaaggagagacagtcAAGAAAATGCGTGAAGAC AGCGGCGCCCGTATCAACATCTCAGAGGGGAACTGCCCTGAACGGATAGTCACCATCACCGGGCCAACAGATGCCATTTTCAAGGCCTTTGCCATGATAGCCTACAAGTTTGAAGAG GATATTATCAACTCCATGAGCAACAGCCCAGCCACCAGCAAACCCCCCGTAACCCTGAGGCTCGTCGTCCCAGCCAGCCAGTGTGGATCCCTCATCGGCAAAGGAGGCTCCAAAATCAAAGAAATGAGAGAG TCCACAGGAGCTCAGGTCcaggtggcaggagacatgctCCCCAACTCCACTGAGAGAGCGGTGACAATCTCAGGGGCCCCCGAGGCCATCATCCAGTGTGTCAAACAGATATGTGTGGTGTTGCTCGAG TCCCCACCGAAAGGTGCCACCATCCCCTACCGCCCCAAGCCTGCCTCCACCCCTGTCATTTTTTCAGGTGGCCAGGTAAGAGCAGACCCACTGGGGGCGTCCACAGCCAACCTCAGCCTCTTACTGCAGCACCAGCCACTGCCT GCGTATACCATTCAAGGACAGTATGCCATCCCACATCCAGAT CAGTTGAGCAAGCTCCACCAGTTGGCTATGCAGCAAACCCCCTTTACCCCCCTCGGACAGACCACCCCTGCCTTCCCCG CAGCAGGTCTGGATGCCAGTAACCAGGCCAGTACTCATGAACTCACCATTCCCAATGAT GCTGCATAA